In a single window of the Hippoglossus hippoglossus isolate fHipHip1 chromosome 7, fHipHip1.pri, whole genome shotgun sequence genome:
- the LOC117764596 gene encoding dihydropyridine-sensitive L-type skeletal muscle calcium channel subunit alpha-1-like isoform X1 encodes MASNADAAKPVIMNEEELKRKQREKLKKLQATGGNPRPARTLFLFGLKNPFRKACINIVEWKTFEIIILLTIFANCVALAVFLPMPEEDSNNTNENLESLEYIFLIIFTLECFLKIVAYGLFFHEGAYLRNCWNILDFVIVFMGLFTFALDTIHLIADMPVEKGGGFDMKALRAFRVLRPLRLVSGVPSLQVVMNSILKAMLPLLHIALLVFLLVTIYAIMGLELFKCKMHKTCYYTGTNIYATAEAELPAPCAQAGNGRRCLINGTECRPGWEGPNNGITHFDNIGFAMLTVYQCITMEGWTKVLYWVNDAIGYEWPWVYFVPLILIGSFFVLNLVLGVLSGEFTKEREKARSRGEFQKLRERQQLDEDLHGYMEWITHAEVLDADREGKGLLPLTNGDSDADSLYDLEGKSRVIYYYRLARRWNRFFRMKCLVYVKTRSFYWLVMFLVLLNTLTIATEYHHQSDKLTSLQDVASRVLLVLFVIEMFVKMYALGPRAYFMSLFNRFDFFVVLCGILEMIMMSVGSVAPLGFSVLRCIRLLRILKVTKYWTSLSNLVASLLNSVRSIASLLLLLFLFIVIFSLLGMQVFGGKFNFPYHRPSRSNFDNFPQALISVFQILTGEEWTTIMYNGIMAYGGPVIPGILVAIYFIVLFVCGNYILLNVFLAIAVDNLAEAESLTSAQKEKAEEKLKRRLLRSKMPDKTDEERERIAKKLAEQRAKMEGMPTTAKLKIDEFESNVNEVKDPFPPADFPGDDEEEEPEIPISPRPRPMADLQLKEEAVPLPEASSFFIFGPQNKFRKLCYKIINASSFTNLILLFILLSSISLAAEDPIDPKSYRNKVMVRSSMTQQTVTFERRPRLITILLSVFFFQILAYADIVFTTVFTIEIVLKMTVYGAFMHTGSFCRNSFNILDLLVVSVSLLSMGMESSAISVVKILRVLRVLRPLRAINRAKGLKHVVQCVFVAIKTIGNIVLVTMLLNFMFACIGVQLFKGKFYSCTDPSKMTGEECQGSFLKPMENSLQDTVLAEREWLNSDFNFDNVLNGMLALFTVSTFEGWPKLLYRAIDSDAEDMGPIFNNRVDVSIYFIVYIILIAFFMMNIFVGFVIVTFQEQGEQEYKNCELDKNQRQCVQYALKARPLRCYIPKNPYQYRVWYIVTSCYFEYLMFFLIMLNTLCLGMQHCNQSDHVTKLSDMLNLIFTVLFTVEMILKLMAFKARGYFGDPWNVFDFIIVIGSVVDVILSEVDTALASSGGLYCLHGCAETNPMQVIAASENASVSITFFRLFRVMRLVKLLNRSEGIRNLLWTFIKSFQALPHVALLIIMLFFIYAVIGMQIFGKVALVDGTQVNRNNNFQTFPQAVLMLFRCATGEAWQDVMMASMYGKKCDPKSDFLPGEEFTCGSNFAVFYFLSFYCLCAFLILNLFVAVIMDNFDYLTRDWSLLGPHHLDEFKKIWAEYDPEATGRIKHLDVVTLLRRIQPPLGFGKFCPHRAACKRLVGMNMPLNSDGTVTFNATLFALVRTALKIKTEGNFEQANEELRAIIKKIWKRTSMKLLDQVIPPIGDDEVTVGKFYATFLLQDCLRKFLKRQEEYYGYRPTKKNASGPEIQAGLRSIDEETAPEMHRTISGDLQNEEELDRAMEEAGEEGIYQRTHGLFGNRVDSFSSEPTNAQSPQMTSQRPLKFSDSQPEPSPDFPTTEFFPSATRNNTNNNAFADFSFEREGSPVEFSNPSEDAEPGNRRSWSIPVRTDRTQVPYDPNYGDNQSQSSHTAADQLVHEALVKGGLASLARDGDFVSASKQEMADAMRIPMAEMEGMARGILNERSGSMTSVKKRRAVPEPPSGPSVAKQATRQPDPAVRRKRRPIPLVPSVPEQAEADSEV; translated from the exons ATGGCGTCCAACGCAGATGCGGCCAAGCCGGTCATCATGAATGAAGAGGAGCTGAAGCggaagcagagggagaagctgaagaagctgcaggCCACGGGGGGCAACCCTCGACCGGCGAGAACCCTCTTCCTCTTCGGCCTCAAGAATCCCTTCCGCAAGGCCTGCATTAACATCGTAGAGTGGAA AACCTTTGAGATCATCATCTTATTGACCATCTTTGCAAACTGTGTGGCTCTGGCTGTGTTCCTGCCCATGCCTGAAGAAGATAGTAATAACACCAACGAAAACTTG GAGAGTTTGGAGTATATCTTCCTGATCATCTTCACGTTAGAGTGCTTTCTGAAGATAGTGGCGTACGGGCTCTTTTTCCACGAAGGCGCCTATTTACGGAACTGTTGGAACATATTGGACTTTGTCATCGTCTTCATGGG ACTCTTCACCTTTGCTTTGGATACGATCCATTTGATAGCAGACATGCCAGTGGAGAAGGGTGGGGGGTTTGACATGAAGGCACTGAGAGCCTTCAGAGTGCTGCGACCCCTGCGCCTCGTCTCTGGAGTCCCCA GCCTGCAGGTGGTGATGAACTCCATCCTCAAGGCcatgctgcctctgctgcacaTCGCCCTGCTCGTCTTTTTACTGGTCACCATCTATGCCATCATGGGACTGGAGCTCTTCAAGTGCAAAATGCATAAGACCTGTTACTACACTGGCACAA ATATCTATGCTACAGCAGAGGCTGAGCTGCCTGCTCCCTGCGCTCAGGCCGGTAACGGACGCCGTTGCCTCATCAACGGCACGGAGTGTCGGCCAGGCTGGGAAGGTCCCAACAATGGCATCACCCACTTTGACAACATTGGTTTTGCCATGTTGACTGTCTACCAGTGTATCACCATGGAGGGATGGACCAAAGTGCTCTACTGG GTCAATGATGCCATAGGATACGAATGGCCCTGGGTCTACTTTGTTCCCCTCATCCTGATTGGTTCCTTCTTCGTGCTCAATCTGGTTCTGGGTGTGCTCAGCGG AGAGTTTaccaaagagagagaaaaggcaagGTCACGTGGAGAGTTTCAGAAGTTGCGAGAGCgtcagcagctggatgaagaCCTGCATGGCTACATGGAGTGGATCACTCATGCTGAAGTCCTGGATGCTGATCGCGAGGGCAAAG GTCTGCTGCCTTTGACCAACGGGGACTCTGACGCAGACAGCCTGTATGACCTGGAGGGCAAGAGTCGAGTCATCTACTATTA cCGCTTGGCCCGTCGCTGGAATCGCTTCTTCAGGATGAAGTGCCTGGTGTATGTGAAGACCAGGAGCTTTTACTGGTTGGTGATGTTCCTCGTTTTACTCAACACCCTGACCATAGCGACCGAGTACCACCACCAGTCTGACAAGCTCACTTCCCTACAAG ATGTTGCCAGTCgtgtgctgctggtgctgtttGTCATCGAGATGTTTGTGAAGATGTATGCTCTGGGTCCTAGAGCCTATTTCATGTCTCTCTTTAACCGCTTCGACTTCTTCGTGGTGCTGTGCGGTATCCTGGAGATGATCATGATGTCTGTAGGATCCGTGGCCCCTCTGGGTTTCTCGGTGCTCAGGTGTATTCGGCTGCTGAGGATCCTCAAAGTCACAAA GTACTGGACCTCTCTGAGTAATCTTGTGGCCTCCCTCCTCAACTCCGTCCGCTCCATtgcctccctgctcctcctcctcttcctcttcatcgtcaTCTTCTCGCTCCTCGGCATGCAGGTGTTTGGGGGGAAATTCAACTTTCCCTACCACAGACCCAGTCGCAGTAACTTTGACAATTTCCCTCAGGCCCTCATCAGTGTGTTCCAG ATCCTCACAGGAGAGGAGTGGACCACCATCATGTATAACGGCATCATGGCCTACGGAGGGCCTGTCATCCCTGGCATCCTGGTCGCCATCTACTTCATCGTCCTCTTTGTCTGTGGAAATT ATATCCTCCTCAATGTCTTCTTGGCCATCGCCGTCGACAACCTGGCTGAGGCTGAGAGTCTGACTTCGGCgcagaaagaaaaggcagaggAGAAGTTGAAGAGGAGGTTACTAAG GTCCAAAATGCCTGACAAGACTGATGAGGAGAGGGAGCGGATTGCTAAGAAACTGGCAGAGCAGAGAGCCAAGATGGAGGGCATGCCCACCACAGCCAAG ctcaAAATTGATGAATTTGAGTCCAACGTCAATGAAGTGAAAGATCCATTCCCACCTGCCGACTTCCCAG GTgatgacgaggaggaagagccCGAAATCCCCATCAGCCCTCGGCCCCGACCAATGGCGgacctgcagctgaaggaaGAAGCGGTTCCATTGCCTGAAGCCAGCTCCTTCTTCATCTTTGGCCCTCAGAACAA GTTCCGAAAGTTGTGCTACAAGATCATCAACGCCTCGTCCTTCACCAACTTGATCCTCCTGTTCATCCTGCTGTCCTCCATCTCCCTGGCAGCGGAGGACCCCATCGATCCCAAGTCCTACAGAAACAAGGTGATGGTCAGATCCAGCATGACACAACAGACAGTAACTTTTGAGAGAAGGCCGCGTTTGATAACGATcctgctgtctgtgtttttcttccagatCTTGGCCTATGCTGACATCGTCTTCACAACCGTGTTCACCATTGAGATTGTGCTCAAG atgacagtGTACGGAGCGTTCATGCACACAGGCTCTTTCTGCCGTAACTCCTTCAACATCCTGGATCTGCTTGTGGTGTCTGTCTCCCTGCTGTCTATGGGAATGGA ATCCAGTGCCATCTCTGTGGTGAAGATTCTCAGGGTGTTGAGGGTGCTCAGGCCTCTCAGGGCCATCAACCGAGCTAAAGGCTTAAAG CATGTTGTCCAGTGTGTATTTGTCGCCATCAAAACCATCGGAAACATCGTCCTGGTCACCATGCTGCTGAATTTCATGTTTGCCTGTATCGGGGTACAACTCTTTAAG GGTAAATTCTACAGCTGCACAGACCCATCCAAAATGACCGGGGAGGAATGCCA GGGATCCTTCTTGAAGCCCATGGAGAATTCCCTGCAGGACACAGTGCTGGCCGAGAGAGAGTGGCTCAACAGTGACTTCAACTTTGACAATGTGCTCAATGGCATGCTGGCTCTCTTCACTGTCTCCACATTTGAGGGCTGGCCAAA ACTGTTGTACAGAGCCATCGATTCAGACGCAGAGGACATGGGTCCCATCTTCAACAACCGCGTGGACGTGTCCATCTACTTCATCGTCTACATCATCCTCATCGCCTTCTTCATGATGAACATCTTCGTGGGCTTCGTCATTGTCACCTTCCAGGAGCAGGGCGAGCAGGAGTATAAGAACTGTGAGCTGGACAAGAACCAG CGTCAGTGTGTGCAGTACGCCCTGAAGGCTCGTCCTCTGAGGTGTTACATCCCCAAAAACCCCTACCAGTACAGGGTCTGGTACATCGTCACCTCCTGCTACTTTGAGTACCTCATGTTCTTCCTAATCATGCTCAACACCTTGTGTCTGGGGATGCAG CACTGTAACCAATCCGACCATGTGACCAAGCTGTCAGACATGCTGAACTTGATCTTCACCGTGCTCTTCACCGTCGAGATGATTCTCAAGCTCATGGCCTTCAAAGCGAGA GGCTACTTCGGAGACCCCTGGAACGTCTTTGATTTCATTATCGTCATTGGTAGCGTCGTTGATGTCATCCTGAGTGAAGTCGAT ACTGCCCTGGCCTCCAGTGGAGGACTGTACTGTCTCCATGGCTGTGCT GAGACGAATCCTATGCAAGTAATTGCG gCTTCAGAAAACGCTTCAGTTTCCATCACGTTCTTCCGACTCTTCCGTGTCATGCGTCTGGTCAAGCTGCTGAACCGCTCGGAGGGCATCCGTAACCTGCTCTGGACTTTCATCAAGTCCTTCCAG GCTCTCCCTCACGTAGCTCTGCTCATCATCATGCTCTTCTTTATCTACGCTGTCATCGGGATGCAG ATCTTCGGAAAGGTCGCCTTAGTGGACGGCACCCAGGTCAACCGCAACAACAACTTCCAGACATTCCCTCAGGCTGTTCTGATGTTATTCCG ATGTGCAACTGGAGAGGCTTGGCAGGACGTCATGATGGCTTCGATGTACGGGAAGAAGTGTGACCCTAAGTCTGACTTCCTGCCAGGAGAGGAGTTCACCTGCGGGTCCAACTTCGCTGTCTTCTACTTCCTTAGCTTCTACTGTCTCTGTGCATTCTTG ATCCTCAACCTGTTTGTCGCTGTCATCATGGATAACTTTGACTACCTGACCCGTGATTGGTCCCTGCTCGGTCCTCATCATCTGGATGAGTTTAAGAAGATCTGGGCTGAATACGACCCTGAAGCCAC TGGGAGAATTAAACATCTGGATGTGGTGACGCTGCTGCGACGCATCCAGCCTCCACTGGGCTTTGGCAAGTTCTGTCCTCATCGAGCTGCGTGCAAG CGTTTGGTTGGTATGAACATGCCTCTCAACAGTGACGGCACGGTCACCTTCAACGCCACCCTGTTTGCTCTGGTCAGAACTGCTCTCAAGATCAAAACTGAAG GTAATTTCGAGCAGGCCAATGAGGAGCTGCGGGCCATTATAAAGAAAATCTGGAAACGCACCAGTATGAAACTCTTAGACCAGGTCATCCCCCCGATAGGAG ATGATGAGGTGACTGTGGGGAAATTCTACGCCACCTTCCTGCTCCAGGACTGTTTACGCAAATTCTTGAAGCGGCAGGAGGAGTATTACGGCTACAGGCCCACGAAGAAGAACGCCTCAGGCCCAGAGATCCAG GCGGGGCTGAGGAGTATCGATGAAGAGACAGCTCCAGAGATGCACAGGACCATTTCAGGAGACCTGCAGAATGAGGAAGAGTTGGACAGAgccatggaggaggctggagaagAGGGAATTTACCAG CGCACACACGGTCTGTTCGGTAACCGGGTGGACTCATTCTCCTCTGAACCCACCAACGCTCAGTCCCCACAGATGACCAGTCAGCGGCCTCTCAAGTTCTCCGACAGCCAACCTGAGCCTTCACCAGACTTCCCCACTACCGAATTTTTCCCCTCAGCCACGAGGAACAACACTAACAACAACGCCTTCGCAGA tttttcatttgaaagagaGGGCAGCCCCGTAGAGTTTTCCAATCCCAGTGAGGACGCAGAGCCAG GTAACAGGCGCTCCTGGAGCATCCCTgtgagaacagacagaacacag gtCCCGTATGACCCGAACTATGGTGACAATCAGAGTCAGAGCTCCCACACTGCAGCCGACCAGCTCGTCCACGAG GCTCTAGTGAAGGGCGGTCTCGCCTCCCTGGCTAGAGACGGTGACTTTGTGTCTGCCTCTAAGCAGGAGATGGCTGATGCCATGCGTATCCCCATGGCCGAGATGGAAGGAATGGCTCGGGGCATCCTGAACGAACGCTCCGGCAGCATGACCTCTGTCAAAAAGAGACGCGCCGTCCCCGAACCTCCTTCTGGCCCATCTGTGGCCAAACAGGCAACAAGGCAGCCAGACCCcgctgtgaggaggaagagacgtCCCATCCCCCTGGTTCCCTCTGTACCTGAGCAGGCAGAGGCCGACTCTGAAGTTTAG
- the LOC117764596 gene encoding dihydropyridine-sensitive L-type skeletal muscle calcium channel subunit alpha-1-like isoform X3 — translation MASNADAAKPVIMNEEELKRKQREKLKKLQATGGNPRPARTLFLFGLKNPFRKACINIVEWKTFEIIILLTIFANCVALAVFLPMPEEDSNNTNENLESLEYIFLIIFTLECFLKIVAYGLFFHEGAYLRNCWNILDFVIVFMGLFTFALDTIHLIADMPVEKGGGFDMKALRAFRVLRPLRLVSGVPSLQVVMNSILKAMLPLLHIALLVFLLVTIYAIMGLELFKCKMHKTCYYTGTNIYATAEAELPAPCAQAGNGRRCLINGTECRPGWEGPNNGITHFDNIGFAMLTVYQCITMEGWTKVLYWVNDAIGYEWPWVYFVPLILIGSFFVLNLVLGVLSGEFTKEREKARSRGEFQKLRERQQLDEDLHGYMEWITHAEVLDADREGKGLLPLTNGDSDADSLYDLEGKSRVIYYYRLARRWNRFFRMKCLVYVKTRSFYWLVMFLVLLNTLTIATEYHHQSDKLTSLQDVASRVLLVLFVIEMFVKMYALGPRAYFMSLFNRFDFFVVLCGILEMIMMSVGSVAPLGFSVLRCIRLLRILKVTKYWTSLSNLVASLLNSVRSIASLLLLLFLFIVIFSLLGMQVFGGKFNFPYHRPSRSNFDNFPQALISVFQILTGEEWTTIMYNGIMAYGGPVIPGILVAIYFIVLFVCGNYILLNVFLAIAVDNLAEAESLTSAQKEKAEEKLKRRLLRSKMPDKTDEERERIAKKLAEQRAKMEGMPTTAKLKIDEFESNVNEVKDPFPPADFPGDDEEEEPEIPISPRPRPMADLQLKEEAVPLPEASSFFIFGPQNKFRKLCYKIINASSFTNLILLFILLSSISLAAEDPIDPKSYRNKILAYADIVFTTVFTIEIVLKMTVYGAFMHTGSFCRNSFNILDLLVVSVSLLSMGMESSAISVVKILRVLRVLRPLRAINRAKGLKHVVQCVFVAIKTIGNIVLVTMLLNFMFACIGVQLFKGKFYSCTDPSKMTGEECQGSFLKPMENSLQDTVLAEREWLNSDFNFDNVLNGMLALFTVSTFEGWPKLLYRAIDSDAEDMGPIFNNRVDVSIYFIVYIILIAFFMMNIFVGFVIVTFQEQGEQEYKNCELDKNQRQCVQYALKARPLRCYIPKNPYQYRVWYIVTSCYFEYLMFFLIMLNTLCLGMQHCNQSDHVTKLSDMLNLIFTVLFTVEMILKLMAFKARGYFGDPWNVFDFIIVIGSVVDVILSEVDTALASSGGLYCLHGCAETNPMQVIAASENASVSITFFRLFRVMRLVKLLNRSEGIRNLLWTFIKSFQALPHVALLIIMLFFIYAVIGMQIFGKVALVDGTQVNRNNNFQTFPQAVLMLFRCATGEAWQDVMMASMYGKKCDPKSDFLPGEEFTCGSNFAVFYFLSFYCLCAFLILNLFVAVIMDNFDYLTRDWSLLGPHHLDEFKKIWAEYDPEATGRIKHLDVVTLLRRIQPPLGFGKFCPHRAACKRLVGMNMPLNSDGTVTFNATLFALVRTALKIKTEGNFEQANEELRAIIKKIWKRTSMKLLDQVIPPIGDDEVTVGKFYATFLLQDCLRKFLKRQEEYYGYRPTKKNASGPEIQAGLRSIDEETAPEMHRTISGDLQNEEELDRAMEEAGEEGIYQRTHGLFGNRVDSFSSEPTNAQSPQMTSQRPLKFSDSQPEPSPDFPTTEFFPSATRNNTNNNAFADFSFEREGSPVEFSNPSEDAEPGNRRSWSIPVRTDRTQVPYDPNYGDNQSQSSHTAADQLVHEVSGSTLPHFTKLDVHVTICIYQPDSRPKKRLRFDILSSGALT, via the exons ATGGCGTCCAACGCAGATGCGGCCAAGCCGGTCATCATGAATGAAGAGGAGCTGAAGCggaagcagagggagaagctgaagaagctgcaggCCACGGGGGGCAACCCTCGACCGGCGAGAACCCTCTTCCTCTTCGGCCTCAAGAATCCCTTCCGCAAGGCCTGCATTAACATCGTAGAGTGGAA AACCTTTGAGATCATCATCTTATTGACCATCTTTGCAAACTGTGTGGCTCTGGCTGTGTTCCTGCCCATGCCTGAAGAAGATAGTAATAACACCAACGAAAACTTG GAGAGTTTGGAGTATATCTTCCTGATCATCTTCACGTTAGAGTGCTTTCTGAAGATAGTGGCGTACGGGCTCTTTTTCCACGAAGGCGCCTATTTACGGAACTGTTGGAACATATTGGACTTTGTCATCGTCTTCATGGG ACTCTTCACCTTTGCTTTGGATACGATCCATTTGATAGCAGACATGCCAGTGGAGAAGGGTGGGGGGTTTGACATGAAGGCACTGAGAGCCTTCAGAGTGCTGCGACCCCTGCGCCTCGTCTCTGGAGTCCCCA GCCTGCAGGTGGTGATGAACTCCATCCTCAAGGCcatgctgcctctgctgcacaTCGCCCTGCTCGTCTTTTTACTGGTCACCATCTATGCCATCATGGGACTGGAGCTCTTCAAGTGCAAAATGCATAAGACCTGTTACTACACTGGCACAA ATATCTATGCTACAGCAGAGGCTGAGCTGCCTGCTCCCTGCGCTCAGGCCGGTAACGGACGCCGTTGCCTCATCAACGGCACGGAGTGTCGGCCAGGCTGGGAAGGTCCCAACAATGGCATCACCCACTTTGACAACATTGGTTTTGCCATGTTGACTGTCTACCAGTGTATCACCATGGAGGGATGGACCAAAGTGCTCTACTGG GTCAATGATGCCATAGGATACGAATGGCCCTGGGTCTACTTTGTTCCCCTCATCCTGATTGGTTCCTTCTTCGTGCTCAATCTGGTTCTGGGTGTGCTCAGCGG AGAGTTTaccaaagagagagaaaaggcaagGTCACGTGGAGAGTTTCAGAAGTTGCGAGAGCgtcagcagctggatgaagaCCTGCATGGCTACATGGAGTGGATCACTCATGCTGAAGTCCTGGATGCTGATCGCGAGGGCAAAG GTCTGCTGCCTTTGACCAACGGGGACTCTGACGCAGACAGCCTGTATGACCTGGAGGGCAAGAGTCGAGTCATCTACTATTA cCGCTTGGCCCGTCGCTGGAATCGCTTCTTCAGGATGAAGTGCCTGGTGTATGTGAAGACCAGGAGCTTTTACTGGTTGGTGATGTTCCTCGTTTTACTCAACACCCTGACCATAGCGACCGAGTACCACCACCAGTCTGACAAGCTCACTTCCCTACAAG ATGTTGCCAGTCgtgtgctgctggtgctgtttGTCATCGAGATGTTTGTGAAGATGTATGCTCTGGGTCCTAGAGCCTATTTCATGTCTCTCTTTAACCGCTTCGACTTCTTCGTGGTGCTGTGCGGTATCCTGGAGATGATCATGATGTCTGTAGGATCCGTGGCCCCTCTGGGTTTCTCGGTGCTCAGGTGTATTCGGCTGCTGAGGATCCTCAAAGTCACAAA GTACTGGACCTCTCTGAGTAATCTTGTGGCCTCCCTCCTCAACTCCGTCCGCTCCATtgcctccctgctcctcctcctcttcctcttcatcgtcaTCTTCTCGCTCCTCGGCATGCAGGTGTTTGGGGGGAAATTCAACTTTCCCTACCACAGACCCAGTCGCAGTAACTTTGACAATTTCCCTCAGGCCCTCATCAGTGTGTTCCAG ATCCTCACAGGAGAGGAGTGGACCACCATCATGTATAACGGCATCATGGCCTACGGAGGGCCTGTCATCCCTGGCATCCTGGTCGCCATCTACTTCATCGTCCTCTTTGTCTGTGGAAATT ATATCCTCCTCAATGTCTTCTTGGCCATCGCCGTCGACAACCTGGCTGAGGCTGAGAGTCTGACTTCGGCgcagaaagaaaaggcagaggAGAAGTTGAAGAGGAGGTTACTAAG GTCCAAAATGCCTGACAAGACTGATGAGGAGAGGGAGCGGATTGCTAAGAAACTGGCAGAGCAGAGAGCCAAGATGGAGGGCATGCCCACCACAGCCAAG ctcaAAATTGATGAATTTGAGTCCAACGTCAATGAAGTGAAAGATCCATTCCCACCTGCCGACTTCCCAG GTgatgacgaggaggaagagccCGAAATCCCCATCAGCCCTCGGCCCCGACCAATGGCGgacctgcagctgaaggaaGAAGCGGTTCCATTGCCTGAAGCCAGCTCCTTCTTCATCTTTGGCCCTCAGAACAA GTTCCGAAAGTTGTGCTACAAGATCATCAACGCCTCGTCCTTCACCAACTTGATCCTCCTGTTCATCCTGCTGTCCTCCATCTCCCTGGCAGCGGAGGACCCCATCGATCCCAAGTCCTACAGAAACAAG atCTTGGCCTATGCTGACATCGTCTTCACAACCGTGTTCACCATTGAGATTGTGCTCAAG atgacagtGTACGGAGCGTTCATGCACACAGGCTCTTTCTGCCGTAACTCCTTCAACATCCTGGATCTGCTTGTGGTGTCTGTCTCCCTGCTGTCTATGGGAATGGA ATCCAGTGCCATCTCTGTGGTGAAGATTCTCAGGGTGTTGAGGGTGCTCAGGCCTCTCAGGGCCATCAACCGAGCTAAAGGCTTAAAG CATGTTGTCCAGTGTGTATTTGTCGCCATCAAAACCATCGGAAACATCGTCCTGGTCACCATGCTGCTGAATTTCATGTTTGCCTGTATCGGGGTACAACTCTTTAAG GGTAAATTCTACAGCTGCACAGACCCATCCAAAATGACCGGGGAGGAATGCCA GGGATCCTTCTTGAAGCCCATGGAGAATTCCCTGCAGGACACAGTGCTGGCCGAGAGAGAGTGGCTCAACAGTGACTTCAACTTTGACAATGTGCTCAATGGCATGCTGGCTCTCTTCACTGTCTCCACATTTGAGGGCTGGCCAAA ACTGTTGTACAGAGCCATCGATTCAGACGCAGAGGACATGGGTCCCATCTTCAACAACCGCGTGGACGTGTCCATCTACTTCATCGTCTACATCATCCTCATCGCCTTCTTCATGATGAACATCTTCGTGGGCTTCGTCATTGTCACCTTCCAGGAGCAGGGCGAGCAGGAGTATAAGAACTGTGAGCTGGACAAGAACCAG CGTCAGTGTGTGCAGTACGCCCTGAAGGCTCGTCCTCTGAGGTGTTACATCCCCAAAAACCCCTACCAGTACAGGGTCTGGTACATCGTCACCTCCTGCTACTTTGAGTACCTCATGTTCTTCCTAATCATGCTCAACACCTTGTGTCTGGGGATGCAG CACTGTAACCAATCCGACCATGTGACCAAGCTGTCAGACATGCTGAACTTGATCTTCACCGTGCTCTTCACCGTCGAGATGATTCTCAAGCTCATGGCCTTCAAAGCGAGA GGCTACTTCGGAGACCCCTGGAACGTCTTTGATTTCATTATCGTCATTGGTAGCGTCGTTGATGTCATCCTGAGTGAAGTCGAT ACTGCCCTGGCCTCCAGTGGAGGACTGTACTGTCTCCATGGCTGTGCT GAGACGAATCCTATGCAAGTAATTGCG gCTTCAGAAAACGCTTCAGTTTCCATCACGTTCTTCCGACTCTTCCGTGTCATGCGTCTGGTCAAGCTGCTGAACCGCTCGGAGGGCATCCGTAACCTGCTCTGGACTTTCATCAAGTCCTTCCAG GCTCTCCCTCACGTAGCTCTGCTCATCATCATGCTCTTCTTTATCTACGCTGTCATCGGGATGCAG ATCTTCGGAAAGGTCGCCTTAGTGGACGGCACCCAGGTCAACCGCAACAACAACTTCCAGACATTCCCTCAGGCTGTTCTGATGTTATTCCG ATGTGCAACTGGAGAGGCTTGGCAGGACGTCATGATGGCTTCGATGTACGGGAAGAAGTGTGACCCTAAGTCTGACTTCCTGCCAGGAGAGGAGTTCACCTGCGGGTCCAACTTCGCTGTCTTCTACTTCCTTAGCTTCTACTGTCTCTGTGCATTCTTG ATCCTCAACCTGTTTGTCGCTGTCATCATGGATAACTTTGACTACCTGACCCGTGATTGGTCCCTGCTCGGTCCTCATCATCTGGATGAGTTTAAGAAGATCTGGGCTGAATACGACCCTGAAGCCAC TGGGAGAATTAAACATCTGGATGTGGTGACGCTGCTGCGACGCATCCAGCCTCCACTGGGCTTTGGCAAGTTCTGTCCTCATCGAGCTGCGTGCAAG CGTTTGGTTGGTATGAACATGCCTCTCAACAGTGACGGCACGGTCACCTTCAACGCCACCCTGTTTGCTCTGGTCAGAACTGCTCTCAAGATCAAAACTGAAG GTAATTTCGAGCAGGCCAATGAGGAGCTGCGGGCCATTATAAAGAAAATCTGGAAACGCACCAGTATGAAACTCTTAGACCAGGTCATCCCCCCGATAGGAG ATGATGAGGTGACTGTGGGGAAATTCTACGCCACCTTCCTGCTCCAGGACTGTTTACGCAAATTCTTGAAGCGGCAGGAGGAGTATTACGGCTACAGGCCCACGAAGAAGAACGCCTCAGGCCCAGAGATCCAG GCGGGGCTGAGGAGTATCGATGAAGAGACAGCTCCAGAGATGCACAGGACCATTTCAGGAGACCTGCAGAATGAGGAAGAGTTGGACAGAgccatggaggaggctggagaagAGGGAATTTACCAG CGCACACACGGTCTGTTCGGTAACCGGGTGGACTCATTCTCCTCTGAACCCACCAACGCTCAGTCCCCACAGATGACCAGTCAGCGGCCTCTCAAGTTCTCCGACAGCCAACCTGAGCCTTCACCAGACTTCCCCACTACCGAATTTTTCCCCTCAGCCACGAGGAACAACACTAACAACAACGCCTTCGCAGA tttttcatttgaaagagaGGGCAGCCCCGTAGAGTTTTCCAATCCCAGTGAGGACGCAGAGCCAG GTAACAGGCGCTCCTGGAGCATCCCTgtgagaacagacagaacacag gtCCCGTATGACCCGAACTATGGTGACAATCAGAGTCAGAGCTCCCACACTGCAGCCGACCAGCTCGTCCACGAGGTAA GTGGCTCCACCTTACCTCACTTTACCAAGCTTGACGTCCATGTGACAATCTGTATCTACCAACCTGACTCAAGGCCTAAAAAAAGGCTCAGGTTTGATATACTGTCAAGTGGGGCTTTAACTTAA